The Cucumis melo cultivar AY chromosome 9, USDA_Cmelo_AY_1.0, whole genome shotgun sequence genome includes the window TCCATTATTAGTTTACCGTTTTTCTCACTCTCTTCGGTTATGTTTATTCATTTTAATTACTCTTTTCCTTCAATCCCCATTTTCATTTGGCGTATAACAGTCACAAACGTCATAGCTTCACCAACAAcctgcttcttcttcttcttcttcagagCTTCAATGGCAGCATTGGTTTGAAACCACTTttaccctttttctttttgcaagtCTATTTGGGTAATCATAACTTTGCTGTTTCTGCTTTTTTAGTTGCTTTTTTAGCTATCCACTACTTTGTTTGAGTTCATTTGAATTTGATACCCCATCGTGCTATTTGTTACAGGGAAATCATTGCAATTTTTTTGTTCTCATTTCTCTTTCACCCATTTGCTTTTTCGACCTGCATTTTGAAATTTCTTGTTCAAATTTGTGAATtacttttgctttcttttcttcgggtaattgtttgtttgttttagaTCTTAAGCCAATAATTTGCCTTTGTTTTGCTGCTTTTTTGCGCTCTGTTTTCTAGGAAAGTTGTATTTTATAttgtttggtttttgttttctctctttctcGTTTCTTGTAATTCTGGGATTCCTTCAAAGTCCAGCAAAGCGAATGACGGAGtaaagaacaaaaagaagctTGGTTTGGAGTGAGAAGGACTCTCTTTTGTTTCTGAAATATAATAAAACCCTTTTTTGACTAAACTTCAAAAATTCAAACCCTCCGAGTTTTATCAACTTTTCTCGACAATGTCTTTGGAATCTGGTTTTTCCACTTCTCTTTTCCTTCACATTCTCTTCTCCCTTTTTATATTGATTTCAAATTTGTCTGTCTaagctatttttcttttctttttccttttccctctTCTGGGTTCAATATAGTTTAAACCATAGACGCACTGAGGGAGAAACAAGCCACTACAGTTGCAGAAACATCTCGTTCTGTACCCTACAGACCTGACCTCTAATGGAAGCTCTGTGGATTTTCCGCTTCGTTTTGGTTATGGGGTTGGTTTTTTCGCCCATTAATGGCGACCCAGTTGAAGATAAGCTAGCTTTGCTTGATTTTGTGAAGAATCTCCCTCACTCTCGCTCTCTTAATTGGAATGCGGCTTCTCCGGTTTGTCATTACTGGACTGGTATAACTTGTAGTCAAGATGAATCTCGTGTTATAGCTGTTCGTTTGCCCGGAGTTGGTTTTCACGGCCCGATTCCACCGAATACTCTCAGCCGGCTGTCGGCGCTGCAAATATTGAGTCTCAGATCCAATCGTATAACTGGGGATTTCCCTTTGGATTTCTCGAAGCTTAGTAACTTGTCTTATCTTTATCTTCAGTTCAACAACTTCTCTGGGCCATTGCCTTCCAATTTCTCTGTCTGGAAGAATCTCATCTTTGTGAATCTCTCTAATAATGGCTTCAATGGTCAAATTCCTAATTCACTTTCTAATCTAACTTCACTTACGGGTTTGAATCTGGCCAACAACTCTCTCTCAGGAGAAATACCTGACCTCCAAATCCCCCGATTGCAGGTTCTGGATTTGTCTAACAACAATCTGAGTGGGAGTTTGCCTAAATCTTTGCAGAGATTTCCAAGGTCTGTATTTGTAGGCAATAATATATCCTTCGGAAGTTCTTTATCAAACAATCCTCCTGTACCGGCACCACTGCCCGTGTCGAATGAAAAGCCGAAGAAGTCTGGGGGGCTTGGAGAAGCAGCATTGTTAGGAATTATAATTGCTGGTGGTATATTGGGACTTCTGGCATTTGGCTTTCTAATCCTTGTTTGCTTTTCAAGAAGGAAGAGGGAAGATGAATATTCTGGGGATCTTCAGAAAGGCGGAATGTCGCCAGAAAAAGTGATATCAAGGACTCAAGATGCAAACAACAGATTGGTTTTCTTTGAAGGGTGCCATTATGCTTTTGACTTGGAGGATCTGTTGAGGGCTTCTGCTGAGGTCTTGGGGAAGGGAACTTTTGGTACTGCCTATAAAGCAATTCTAGAGGATGCCACCATAGTTGTAGTTAAAAGGTTGAAGGATGTAAGTGCTGGGAAACGTGATTTTGAGCAGCAAATGGAGATTGTTGGCAGTATCAGGCACGAGAATGTGGCTGAATTGAAGGCCTACTATTATTCCAAAGATGAGAAGCTGATGGTTTATGATTTCTTTGGTCAAGGAAGCGTCTCTGCAATGTTACACGGTATGTTACCATCCTAATCCTCAATATGTACCTTGTACCAACTGCTGATGATTGTACTTCCAATTTTTATGCTTGCCATGTTCTAGTCTACTAAAGATTATAACTAAACGTTACAATCCTTCGTTGCATACTCTATTTTGGTTGAATTAGTGAAGAGATTTTAAGCCTTTAGATGACTTTTTCAGATGACTACTATGTAGCTGGGAAAAAGTTTACGATGAAATGTTCACCTGCAGAATCAAACATATGGCTTTAACAACTTCTAATAATGAAGTTCCTTCTAAATTTTTTGGAATGACATTGTGTTAGACCCTTCTAATTAGTTACAGAGATAATATTCTTAGTTGAGAATTCGCCTAGCAAGTTGCAAACAATCGGTGTTGGTTCATTAATTTGGCATTCTTTTACTGAATGGTTCTTGGATTGCGGTGAAGGTTTAGCCTTACTCTATGATCAGCTGCCTGACCCTAGTGGCTAATATAATGTCCTAAAATCAGTTGTTGAACACAAATTTTTCAACAAAGTTGGAGGTTAATTTTCAAGCAGTTTTTCAATATGTTCCAAATGTCTTTGCTTGTTTCTTCTCTAAACAATGAATGCTGTTTTCTCCAGGTAAACGCGGAGAGGAAAAAACCCCATTAGATTGGGACACGAGACTGAGAATTGCAGTTGGTGCAGCACGAGGAATCGCCCGTGTCCATGCTGAAAACGGCGGGAAGCTCGTGCATGGAAATGTGAAATCGTCAAACATATTTCTGAACTCTCAACAGTATGGATGTGTGTCTGATCTTGGACTAGCAACCATAACAAGCTCGCTCTCTCCCCCTATATCTCGTGCTGCAGGTTACCGAGCCCCAGAAGTGACAGATACTCGCAAGGCAACACAAGCTTCAGATGTTTTCAGCTTTGGTGTCGTGCTCCTCGAGCTTCTAACTGGAAAGTCTCCGATCCACGCAACAGGTGGCGAAGAGATTGTCCATTTGGTTCGATGGGTTCATTCAGTTGTAAGAGAGGAGTGGACAGCAGAGGTATTTGATGTAGAGTTGATGAGGTATCCCAACATAGAGGAAGAAATGGTTGAGATGTTACAAATAGCCTTATCATGTGTGGCCAGGATACCTGATCAAAGACCGAAAATGCCGGAAATTGTGAAGATGATCGAAAACGTTCGTCCAATGGAAGCCGAGAACCGACCTTCCACGAATCAATTAGAAAGCTCAATGCTGCCGCAAGCTGTTGAGACAGAAAATTCAACCACTCAGTGAGTTGGAGCCTATTTGTTCTTTTAGTTCCTTCTCATATTTAGTATTTTGCCaagtttctttctctctctatctcCCTTTTTTAGATTTGAATCTCTTCTTCAGATTCTAGTTTTGCAACAGTTAATGAACTCAACTGTTAAACTTATTTTACTTCAACTTGATCTGAGTCGGCTGaagaaattcaaatcatatcAGCTTGTTATATAGCTGCAATCAGAGGCCAACATATGGcaatattttccattttttcacAAGAAAAATTTATCAACAACCAGATGAAGGCTTGAAATCTAGTAAATTTGAtggtttttttcttctcaataaatatatataacttCTTAATGAGGGAATGGGTTGTGTGAATCAGAAGAAGACAACAAAATTTCAGTCTAATCAATGGTGGAGAATGGAGATAAAGTAAAAGATaagatttttcttttactttctttgAACAAGCTTTGTCCTTctcaaagggaaaaaaaaaaagttttctttAAGTACACTTAACTGGGAATGCCTTCCCCACTTTCCCTCCCTCTAAATCCTAACTTTActgtttcaaaaataaaaaataaaaaaaaaatccttgtTTGTCATTGtctataaatttataaaatattaattaacttTACGATCTTcttcatataatataaaattcaaaaaactTGTTGGATTGAAAAAGCAAACACTTAGAAGACTTGGAGTTGGCATTAAGATTTAAGAGTATTCAATCTTTATTTATCGCTAAGTCCACCCAAACCATAGACACCATCTTCAACTATTTAGGAAAAGGACGTAAGAAGATTCTTGAAGTTTTAGTCGATTTTTTTTAAGGAGAGAATATATTATATAGAGACAAGGAtttgtagtttttttaaaatggGAAATGGAGAGTACATCTTTGACTCAAGCCATGAcatttttattcttcttttttcaaagaaaataaaaagaatattccaaattatttttttaaaaatcatttttttaaagagAGAATAGTGTTTGAACTTCAAAGTCCATCTAGAGAGTCAACTATAAACTTAGGGTTTTGAGACTTcaacattaaaataataaattttgtaactTTGTACATTTTTCCCCCCTAAAACATTACTAATTTTGGTTTGTGTCATAATGCAGCAATTATTTGTATAACCATCGTgtaaataatcaaaatatttttcttttccaaaaaaataaaataaaattatgaactAAGGATAAGGAAAATCTTTTAGTAATTATGATTTGtgattgtgtgtgtgtgtgtgtgtgtttttttttttttctttttgagacTTTGTAATTATGAATTCATGTGGCATTAGCTATTATTAATCATGATTTCAAAGTAAAGTTTAGGGTAAATAATTGGGGGtttgaaaatgaaaagagagTAATTAACAATTATGATggaatcttttttcttttctaaacttaattaatgaaaaagaaatgatTTCACTTTCATTTGTCAACCAAGTGAGGGAGGATTAGTGAAAAGTGTAAAGATCAACCTTGAAAATTAAGAAtaatattagattaatattattttagacaAATCAAAAGCATttgttaaattacaaaatttatttccctaatacaataattttatctcttttagtttgttttaggtttatttatttatttttataatatgtAGGTTGAAATTTAGGATATTAACATTTGATTCTCGATCATAAGACTACTTTGGTTATGCATTCAAATTCTAATCTTAATTGCTTCTTTTAAATGTAAGTTCTCTTGACAATTAATCCAATCAATATGTTGTCAATTGAATTAATGATGGCAAGATAAGTAAGAAAACAAATCGAAACATCTTACTTTCTTAAGAAGTgtgtaaaattgaaaaaaaaaactcacaatGTTAAACATTTTAAGTACCATCTCAACAATACAAACGAGGACAATCGCAATATTGCATGTGTGTCAACTTCATTGCAACATTCTTCCTCGATGACTCCTTTAATTACTTAATTTCCTTCCGATTGCTTGGTTTCTACAAAAGTAGCAATCACTTATGTGAAATTAATCAATGAAGCATAGAAAAGGTACAAACAATTAAGACCAAGAATTAACTCAACAATGATTTAAATCATTAGTCGATGATGCAATGCTTTTTAACTCGTTGAGTTATGTGTTAGTCTAACTCTATCTATCTTCTTAGACTCTAAACTTCGGAGAGTTAGGGTAATAGAGTTTTAAACTTCCTTGCAAGCTATTCCTTATTCAATTCAAGGAGTTCGTTGGTTCAAGACTAAAAAATGTCATTTTCCTGACATTAACTTAGACTATCAGCCGACTGTCGAACAACTGATATTTATACTAAATAATTTTACTCCTAATAAATTTGATTTACTTTTTgtaattttcaatttcaaattgcaagttcagaTCCTTTACTCATTTATGtatttaacttaataataattagatCGACGGACGATGATTTCACACAACATAATCGAAAAACAAATAATTGAAGTATAGATTAGATTGGTTTTTCTTGATTCACCTACCTTTCTAACTATTATGTTGCCACGTATTTTtattatcacttaaacatgtaTTTCAACATTAAATAAATATGTCGAAAAGTTTTGcttaaatattttctaaactCTAGTTGAACTgactttagaaaaaaatatcttttttttaaaaaacatgttTTTATATAAACACTATTGGTAAAGATTGAAGTATATTTTTGTCGTAAGTGAATCCAAACGAACTCTTATGAATAGAGAAAGACGTAATATGAAAGGTGATAATCACTAAATTAGAAGAAACGAATAACAAGAGGATAAATGTGtagtgaattttttttactatctAACTCGATTACATGTCAATGG containing:
- the LOC103482801 gene encoding probable inactive receptor kinase At4g23740 — its product is MEALWIFRFVLVMGLVFSPINGDPVEDKLALLDFVKNLPHSRSLNWNAASPVCHYWTGITCSQDESRVIAVRLPGVGFHGPIPPNTLSRLSALQILSLRSNRITGDFPLDFSKLSNLSYLYLQFNNFSGPLPSNFSVWKNLIFVNLSNNGFNGQIPNSLSNLTSLTGLNLANNSLSGEIPDLQIPRLQVLDLSNNNLSGSLPKSLQRFPRSVFVGNNISFGSSLSNNPPVPAPLPVSNEKPKKSGGLGEAALLGIIIAGGILGLLAFGFLILVCFSRRKREDEYSGDLQKGGMSPEKVISRTQDANNRLVFFEGCHYAFDLEDLLRASAEVLGKGTFGTAYKAILEDATIVVVKRLKDVSAGKRDFEQQMEIVGSIRHENVAELKAYYYSKDEKLMVYDFFGQGSVSAMLHGKRGEEKTPLDWDTRLRIAVGAARGIARVHAENGGKLVHGNVKSSNIFLNSQQYGCVSDLGLATITSSLSPPISRAAGYRAPEVTDTRKATQASDVFSFGVVLLELLTGKSPIHATGGEEIVHLVRWVHSVVREEWTAEVFDVELMRYPNIEEEMVEMLQIALSCVARIPDQRPKMPEIVKMIENVRPMEAENRPSTNQLESSMLPQAVETENSTTQ